A single window of Gossypium hirsutum isolate 1008001.06 chromosome A10, Gossypium_hirsutum_v2.1, whole genome shotgun sequence DNA harbors:
- the LOC107896921 gene encoding 60S ribosomal protein L38, giving the protein MPKQIHEIKDFLLTARRKDARSVKIKKSRDVVKFKVRCSKYLYTLCVSDAEKADKLKQSLPPGLSVQDL; this is encoded by the exons atg CCTAAGCAAATTCATGAGATCAAGGACTTCCTTCTCACTGCTAGAAGGAAAGATGCTCGCTCTGTAAAAATCAAGAAAAGCAGAGATGTTGTCAAGTTCAAGGTCCGCTGCTCCAAGTACTTGTACACCCTTTGCGTGTCTGATGCTGAGAAGGCTGACAAGTTGAAGCAGTCTCTTCCTCCAG GTTTGAGCGTCCAAGACCTGTGA